In Cucurbita pepo subsp. pepo cultivar mu-cu-16 chromosome LG10, ASM280686v2, whole genome shotgun sequence, the DNA window gtttttttcatttcattgatAAACGATTCAAGTTTTATTTAAACAATTGTGTACCTCGTCTCTGTTTTGACATATTTGTTTGTGGCTGTGATTATGAAAGTCAAATCGCGTTGGCTAAGAATTGTTGATGCTAGAAGATATAAGAATACCATATTTAAGAGGATTTAAGTTTTTTCATGGAGAACAAAGCTGTGGAGAACGTATCTTTGCTTGCTAACATAGTGAGTTTGAAAGAGTAGCAAAATAAATTAGTATACATAAGGTTGAAGCTTTTTAAGTAGAATCATTTTGAAAGCAGAATCAAAATGGAGAGAGTTTCAAGCTCCAGCGATCTACTAATATTTGGAATGAGATCTAGTTTTAGTTTGATGAGTTTGCTTGGAAaatgagaggaaaaaaatttaagtatatTTGGAAcccaaacttttttttttttttttaagtgaaaGAAACACAAGGGAGTACAAAATGCACTCATAAATTGCAACCGATTGGATGGCCTTCTGAGGAAGATATTGAATTCAAAAACTTCTTTAGAACATATTGATTTCGAAATTGCAAATCACACTCAGCATGGTCTAAATTATATGGTGTCCAAATGGCCTATTATTTGAGTTTGGGGCCTTAATTTTCATGAGGCATCATGTGTTAGAGTGATTTTGCAAGGAAAAGACTGAATTCCAGCCCACTTTTACTCCAATAGAGGGAAGAAGGCTGgtccaacaaaaattaaacctGAAAGGCTGGTCCAACAAAAATCAAACCTGAAATTCCCTAAACAAGTTTATCCACGACATTTTATATTAGAGCTCAATTTTCCATAATTCATACTTGTCATTTTAGCTATGTATGGATCagctatatttttatttttcttcactgTAAGCTGCTCACATGATTAGATCTCCTCCTATGTCTTCCATCTTTCAGGATGCTACTTAATTGTCATTACCAACTGTGACTGTGTTGGGTCTTATTTGGGGCACCCCATCTTTAGAATTTCATCCTTGAAAGTTTTTCCATGTGATCGTTCAGTAGACAGTTCTTCTGTGGAGCAGGCAAGACTTTATTGCTTGTTTTCTTCTATAACACATGGTATTAAACTGACaatatcatttcatttaaGCTAATTAGATAATCTCTAGCAGAAAAAGATGGAGGCAGAGTTTTCTGGACTCTTGAATGTTGCAGAGAAGACTTCTGGTCTCTTTTTTTCCTATGATACCAATTTAACACTGAGGTGAAGTGCTTTCCTCATCAGTCATACCTTTGTATTAATTTGCAGCTCGGACTCAGAATCTGGATTAATTGATAAGAGACAAAAGGGTTCATATCTAAAATGGTTATTAATCGCATGAGATGACCTGTctctgtttatttttttattattcatatttttccttGCGTATTTATATGCACCCATTCATAAGCTTCGATTTGTTCATATTGCTTACATCTTTATCTTGTGCTcaattcattatttctttttggctGCAGTACACAAAGATTGCATGCTTTAGGTGATGAATCAAGGTTACTACCCTTATGGAGACAGGTTCGCCCTCattttgatttgtgtttttttttttctctagttTATATAGCTGTTGTCaaaaaattatgagttttttttagtgtCTTGAATTGCAAATAATTGGGGGTTCTACACAATTTTTTCTTGCCTGCAGGCAGAACCAAGATTTCTTTGGAACAATTACTTGTTGGAAGTGCTCATTGATAACAAGGTTGGTAAATAGAAATTTAGTTGCcatccttttttctttgcttGTAACCCTCTCACCTTGAACTTTTCTCTGCTTCATATTTGCAGCTTGATCCATACTTACTTCCTGTTATCCAAGGCAGTATCCTTACATTATTCTCAACTCAGTTCTTTTAGCTATGGGTGCATGTGAATGGAGTTGTgaagtttattttgtttagtcGAAATTTTgctttaatatatttgaagcATTAGTTGTCATCCTCAGGGTAGTCTTTCCTTAATAGTTTGTTAGGCTTCCAGAACTTCCAGGCTGCAATTGGAAAAGATATTGTTGATGTAACACTGATTGCTCGAAGATGCACAAGGAGAACAGGTATGTTTAGTGTTTCACTCTGTTCTAAATCTTTGAAGCGTTATGTTTAGTGTTGGCTGTCTCTTCCTTAAAGAGTGATGAATGAAATACCTGAGTTAAATATGCCAAGGTTACTATCCAAGTTTGACTCAAATTTTCCGATCCCCTAATAGTGTTTTAGAAAGAGTTCGCACCaaagggaagaaaaacaaaataaaaagcaaGCTTTGGTACATAGTGTACCCTTTTCACTCTCCTTTGTAATTATGATTCGTTTGGTTCCAACTACCTCGAATACTTGACTTATCTTGtaattcttttatcttttatgttttaacATCATTCTATTGTTTGGATTCTATCACATATAATATAACTTGAAGTTGTAAGATCTTAAAGAGccaaattataagaaaagaaagaacaggaAAAATATTACGAGGTATTATTACTCTCATACTTTGTATGTTTAGCTTGTGACAAGTTGCAAGGAAAGAGAGGTATTATTACTCTCAACAAAAGCTGAGTATTTTGTGGTCAATTTATTCAAAGAAAATCTTGCAAACATGTCAATTCATCCACAGCTAGCAGTTTAAAAGAAAGTTTATCACATAATTATTGACCTGCATGTTCTGAAAGGCACTCGATTGTGGAGAAGAGGAGCCGATTCTGATGGATATGTTGCTAATTTTGTGGAAAGTGAGCAAATTATTCAATTGAATGGGTTCACAGCATCGTTTGTTCAGGTAACAGGCCACGTAGCCCATAAACTTGTATTTTGCATGTATATCCCTTTTCTTCCAATCATTGGAAATCTGAGTCATGCTGCAGTTCCCTCATTGCCAGCCAAGATACACAATCATTGTAATTTTGGCAAACAAAATTAGATGTCAAAAGTGTCTGAAAAGGCCCTCCCTGATTTTTCCATTTAGACTTTTGTTGAGTCTTAAAAAGATCACTCTTCTAATTTAATGTTTCATCTAAAAATTGGTTACCTGTctattttggttaaattatcaAACTACAATAGGGCTGATTGAAACCATTCTGTTCTGAGTCAATGTGTTCAAAAGTTCACACAGTGATCAATGCTGATCATAATCAACGCTGCCTAGGATGCAGAGagaatctaaatattttagtcAGGAAGTCTTCTAGATGTTTATAGCATCCATGACTTTACATCTCACTTTTGACATTGAATTCTGTAGATCCGGGGATCAATTCCATTACTTTGGGAACAAATTGTTGATTTGACATACAAGCCCAAATTTGAGTTAGTGAAACTTGAAGAATCTGTAAGTATTATTTCTTACTTTGTATTATTCATCGGATATGGATTACTATAGTTTTGAGCCATTGGTTTGTGTTGCTTCCAGCCTCGAGTAGCTGACAGGCATTTTCTCGATTTAAGGAAGAAGTATGGGGCTGTATTGGTTATTGATCTTGTCAACACGGTGATTCACTAGtcatctactttttttttcttttctttttggtgttcTTAGCAtgtatgcatatatatatatatatatgcatgtaTTTGGCAATGTAATTCCCATGGTTAAGATTTTTATATCACCTTCCATCAGCATGGAGGTGAGGGGTACTTGAGTGAAAAATTCGCAAGTGCAATGGAACAAGTTACTGGTGATGATGTAAGGTATAGTTTtctacctttttctttttatattcgTTTTGGAGCTTATCATTCGCCCAAATTGAGagctaaaaaattattttagatacCTGCATTTTGACTTCCATCAAATCTGCGGGCACGTTCATTTTGAGCGCCTCTCGATCCTTTATGAACAAATCTCAGATTTCCTTGATAAAAATGGGTAAGTTCCCACCATCTCTCGCTCTTACTCCGAAAATTATGATATAAGctttttgttccatttttaTAGTCAGGCTCCCTGTTACTATAGTTTGGAAATTTTATTGAGCTGCTAAAAATTGGACCCCTTTTGACCTCTCGTTTGTTTACTATTTGGAATATGTAGGTACATGTTAGTCAATGAAAAGGgtgagaaaatgaaggaacaGCTGGGAGTTGTGAGGACCAATTGTATTGATTGCTTGGACCGCACAAATGTTACCCAGGTAGCTTAGCTGACCAAGTAAGGGTTGGTGAACAATGAAATAAGCTTTAAACTTAGTGCCCTCAAAATTTGTTCACTTTTCCTGTCGATAATAGCAGCTTTAGTTTTCTATCATTCCCCTCTTTTTTAAGCCTTGGCTGACAGAGAAGATCAACAAAGTTATGGACGGGCAATGTGTTTGTTCATATCTGTTGTATATTggttttaaaagattttcattttgcaCTTGTTTTGTTTGTACTTTTTATGTTTGAATATGGTTGCAGAGTATGATAGCTCGAAAGATCTTGGAATCTCAACTCAGGAGGCTTGGAATTTTTGGGGCTGAAGAAACTATTAGCTCACATCCGAACCTAGATGACAGCTTTAAAATCAGTGAGTCAATTCAGTGTCCCATTCATTTCATGTGTCCTTTATAGTCTTAGGCTCATCTTTTCATGTAATTTGTACCGCCGTTTTTTTTATCCAGTTTGGGCTAATCATGGAGATGATATAAGCACACAATATTCTGGCACTCCCGCTTTGAAAGGAGATTTCGTTAGGTACTCCTACCACagtttctttccattttttggCTTATAGCTTCATGctgttcaaatattttttctaatggCTTCTATCCAACTCTACTTTGTTCTTAAGATGACTAAATGCTTACTTTTGCCTCTAATGAGCCCATTTCTTTACAACATTAGTCAACTTCATGTAAGATCAGTTACTCTGGATTGATAACTCACTGTTTTATACGAAACTACATTATCATCTTATTTTTGGTGTAGTAATGGTTACTATTTGggtatatttttgttttaaatcatTCGATCTGGTTTCGTTGAAGATACGGCCAACGGACGATTCAGGGGGTCTTGAAGGATGGTTGGAATGCTCTCATGCGCTATTATTTGAATAACTTTGTTGATGGAACAAAACAGGTAGGatccattttcatctttagtttaaagaaatacttcgTTAAGCTTACAACCTTTTCAATTGACTTCAATTGCACTCTGGCTCTTGTGAAGGATTCTATCGATCTCTTGCAAGGACACTATATCGTTTCAGTTAGTCGGGATATGACACCCACAACTCAAAAGGGAGGCTTAGAAGCTATAGCTGTGAGTGAAATTTAAAACGGCAGTTCAAAACTTCTGCAGGGAAAGAACTGCTCATTCAAAGGATTATCAAGCAGCCGACTACTAACCTTTTTTATGTCTCTTGTACAGTCCTTCCCACTGGCGTTATCTCTGGTGATGGCAGGATTCTTTTTTGCAGCCTTGTCATTGAGGCAAGGtgagtctctctctctctctctctttctctcatttAACTTGTTAAGTAGATTGAAGAACATCCAGATGATCATGCCATGGTTAAAATCTCatctctttttatcttttgcaGCTCGCTATGATATTCGACACTTGTTCTTTTCTATCCTGTGGGCAGGCCTGAGCATAGCTATAGCAGGTTTTGTTCGGGCCAATGGTCGAATTTTCTGCAATCGACCTCGTCTGCACAAACCTCGATCGTGATTTTGGTTCCAGAGATTGGCAAATTCATCTAACTATTCATTGAAATTCATTTGTTCTTTCGAATATTTCTCAGTCATTTATGTAGTTTTCTCTTGGTTCCATCTGAGGAGCCAAGTTACTCATTAGTACTGATATCCCAGAATGATATCACAGTTCCCTTTTCagatgtttatgttatgtattgtcgtgTCATATCCAATATGACTCCGAACAATATACATTTTAGAGATATATCATTGTAGCAATTATTCAAACCCATTAtggattgaaaatataattttttaattttttaaccgATGTTGCACATTTCCCTCTTGCCTAAGTGAGTTATCACGTGGCACATGAGTGTCACAGCGAGGGTGAGCGTGCTGAGACGAGTGTCAcgggcgacttcctttgaaatgagtttttcaaggacagtatCGAGTGGCATGGCATGGGTGTGCCAGTATTGCGCCCTAGCCCACGTGTCAAAGTTTGAATTATACACTTGTTATTCGGTACAGTATCCGTAAATGACTTGACATGGGCACGCGAGGGtcaatgcctcgatagaacccggatggatggatgtttggaATGTCCTAATGAGATGAGAGACACGTGGACCCATTTTCGATGACATGACCAAGTGATTAGTAATGGCCGACGACATCCTGAGACCCGGAATAACATCAAGACATGTGGGCCATGTCGattgggaaccaagatgaGATACAATATTGCATTGAAAGACCTTGATCTCGAGACAAGATcgagattaaaaaaagtaacaaactACTTTGCAAgtcatttattttgttgaatataATGGCTGCTGCAAACTAAACTGGACTGTGGCTTACTAGAGCTCTAGCTTTATGCCTTCTCTTGAAAACATCTTGCCTAAATCTCTTGGTCTCACTCTCCAGCTCTCTAAATGGTGTCCTCTCGATGCTCTCTCTTTCATTCTGCAACATCATTTGCCTCTTTGTCACTGCCATCAAAGCTTTCTGATCTTCCTCTCTATGCTTTGCTTCTTcctacaaacaaacaaacaaacaaaacacccttttcCATAAACAAACTATGTGTGCCTTTCAAGGCTGCAAATGCAAAGTAGAAAGAAGGGGATGATAACCTGAAGATCTCGGATTAGACCATCAATGGACTTGATCTTCCTGTGCGGCCATCGATGAATCCCAAACTCtctgcattttcttttcagcACTGTTAATCCAACATTTAGACTTCTTGAAGCTTCTGTAATAGGAACATCAAAGTATTTAGCCAGATCTGATAGAGCAATTCCGGCAATATGCTCACTTGTagctctccttttcttctttgcaaGAACTGGGAATTCCCCACCTGGTTAGCCAACATTCATAACAGGGACATGATCTGTGtaaaaagaagttgaagaagcAAAACCTGGTTCACAGAACTCTTTCATTTGATGAATCTCAGGCCCTTTAGATACAGCCATTGAAGAAGAGCAAGGAAGGAAGTTGAGGTCTTGATGAAGAAACTTGTCATCGTTTAGCTTGGGAAAACAAGATAGATATGAATCATGCATTGGATCTGCAACATTTGGGAACTCTGTACTGAACCCAGAACTCATCATCTTTAATCATGAAACAGATGATGTTGTTAGCAGAAATAAGAGGAGAAAGTGACAAACAGAGAAGGAGAAGCAGATAAAGCAAGCAGAGTCAGAGCATGGCATGTGCCAGAACCAACTTCCATAAATGGATGGAAAGATTACCTGTGAAACAACGAAAGCTCTGAAAACTTAGACAGCCCTTTACATGGATGATTTACATGGAAGCTGCTCTTATTCTGTTCTGTGAAGAAGACAAATTCAAAGAGCAGAAAACTCCAAGCAGAGAATAAAGAATGAACCAAAAGTGGTTCTTCAGGAGATGGAATGGTGATTGGAGGTTGAACTTCTTCGTCATTTGGCTTAAGAATCACGCACAAGTTCCCATTTTCTGTTGCCCATCTTTTAAATGCCTGAAACCCATCTGGGCTGGTTTTTAGGGATTTTCCCTTCCTAATATTATTCACCATTAATGAATGACCTGACagtttcttttaaaagattataGGTTTCAATGATGCaatatcttaaaataattatcgtAGATAGTTCAACCCACgtgtaaaatgaaaatagattttgATCTCGATATCCAACGTCTTTAGGATCAACAAAACGATATATAACATCTCATAAACCAtaactatatttaaaagaatccataaataaataacttttccTAGAGAAAGATTATACAAAATGCTCTTAAATTgtgtaaatttgaatttgttgcAAAACCGTGCTCTTTTAGCAGTTTCGTGGTAAATGAAAACTTTCCATCGATCTTGAAAGTTTCAAATTAATCACACCTTCAATGTTCCTGCATTAATAAGTTTGGTCGAGTTCTTATGAGTGAGCTAGTTTCATCTTTTGAGGCAAAAAAACCTATCATTCAACTTCAAGAACCTCCACAAAAAAGcctattgatgattattcaagaACAATCACAACATTCTCATACATGATAAAATATCATTCACAAAAAAACAGTCGCACCATTTCAGATTCCAACAAGAGTACTTTCAAAACAGAGTTAAGTTAACAATTTATCCTGAATTCTAAATGAAAACATTCACTGACCCTCGCCTTATGTATGAAAAGTGGCAGATGAACAGAATCCACCATTCATGACAGCTTTTAAATCTGGCTATTGGGTATTGTTCAGCCATTATTCGTATGGCCCTTTATAGTGCCTcgaataattgaatttcagAAGCTGTCGGCTAGGCCTCAtctcatttttcaagtaaacCGCACAGAGAAGGGTAACTAAAAAATGTGGTGAAATTGAGTTAAAAAGTCGGTGTTCTAACCAAGTTATGAACTCATAGGACTTCAATCTCAAAATGCAGTAACTATTTACTCCACAGATTCAGCCTAAACTGCAGAGAACTATACCACAACGACAGTCATCCTACAAACTGGAAAACTACAAGAACAGCGAAGCCTAGGCACCAAAATATAGCAATAGAGAACACTTTAGACTCCATGATCAAGTTACCTACATATCACTGTCTTGACCTTGACTCAGCTCTCCTAGCTTCATTTGGGGTTGAAGGAAACAACTCCACGTACCTCGATCCAATTGTCATCTTGTCCTTGCTCATTGCTCTCTTTGCGTCCTCTACTGAAGCGAACTCCACATAAGCCTCCCCGGTAGCCTTCCCATCTGGACGGCTTGCAATATGTATCCTTTCTTCTGCAAGATCGAACTCTCCGAAAAATTCAATGATGTTGGATTTTGTCACAGAGAAGGGGAGACCACGCAGCTTCAGTATCTCGGTGTATTCCATCTGGTCCTTGTCGCTGATCCTCTTTTGTCGAGGAGGAGGACTTCCATTGTAGTCATTATCATAAATGCCCTCATAATTTACTTCGGCAGCAACAGCATTATAATAATCCTGCCTTTTGCAGCTAAAGACTTCTACATATCTACGCCCCATATTCTGTCGATCCCGTTGCAATGCGAACTCAACCTGCAAAGATCCAGCAAAGACAACAAAGGCTTCTCCCATGAACCGCCCATTCTTGTTGACAAGCAGCACATCCACAATGTCCAGTCCAGCAAAGAACTTGAAAATATCAATGTCAGTGCAGTTGAAGGGAAGTCCTCTAAGGCGAACCACGGGAAAGGCATGAGTAGGTGGAAAACTCCCATAGCCGTAAGGTTGAAATCCAGCAGTGCTGCTGCTAACTGCGAAGTAGGGATTCGGTTCCATCATTCTTTGTCTTTTTGAGCCGACTTCGTACCCATCCGAAACCCCCCCGCTCCCCAACATTGCCCTTCAATTACCAacccagaaaaagaaaaggaaaatcccCACTCAAGCAAGTTAATAAAACCAAGCCCAACCTACACCTCTAAAACCTATTGGGTCAATGAACTTACATGCCATTACCACTCCTACAAACAAATCAATTCAACTAAATATGGAAGGGATAATTATTTCTATACGTAGCAGCAAAAAGTAAATTTCAGGCTCAATGAACATCAAATCAAGaagcaataaaaaatgattttcccATGTTTATACCAATGTAAGCCCTCGGTGTAAAGTAAAGACTACCAATGAGAACATTAATTAGCCAATGAAATCACTGGCCTTCATAGCTGAAATACCGCTGCAAAAGCTTCTTCTAAATTTGACAGTGGTACAAAAAAGAGAGACAGATCATGAGACACTGAATACCGTAATCGAATTCTTGCNaaaaaaaaaaaaaaaaaaaaaaaaaaaaaaaaatcaaatcaaatcctAACAGGATTCAGATATATGGCATCCTATGACAAGAATCTTGATATCTATCTTATCCGAGAAAGGCCTAGAAAGGCCTAGAAAAGCCACCAACAGCGATGAGttcattttaaagttaaaatataaagaagagAATCATGTAAAGAACATTCAACGCATGGATAATTCACAAATCGcgcttccattttcttttaacaaaaaaCTACTTTACTTTAAATTACACTGACAAAACACATGTTGTTcttcaagaatatttttacTGGAAAAAAACATTTCACAATATTTGTCTACAAATCAACGAAGGCCTTGGAGAACAACAGAGGAACTCCTCATTCCCCGATCCCAACACGCAATTTCAAGCGGAATCCATCAAAATTCCCAGATATTCCAACAAAACAAGACAAGCAACCCAGCAAAAAGAAGAACGCCGGTATAAACACAACAACCAAGAAACGAAACAAGAAAAAACGACACGGAAGTGTCATAAACAAGGTCAGAAATTCTGGACTTACCCTCTTGGTCCGTACATGATTGTCTTGAATCCCCAAAAGCTAGTCTGATAATCCAACGAAAAGGAGTAAATTGGAGCGATTATGAAGAATAAGGGAGTGGATTCAGAGGGAAATAGAAGGGAAGATAGCGGGAAAAGGGAAACCCTAACCAAGATTACGGACGATTCTGAACTTCGATTTGCCTTCCGATTCCACCACCGAAATTGAACACAGACACAACTAGGGTTAAACTTTGATTGCGGATTCAAGATTACCTAAATACCCTTGCTTCCCCATAAATGGTATAGCCAACGATTCCAAACATATTTTACCCCAAATTGGAGTTTACAGCCCcggaaaaatatattctatataataataataataatttaaaaaaagtataatttttatattttttttaatataaaaacataatatatatcattttcatcgaacatatatttaaatatctaacttttaaaaaaatgatcaagTTAATAAATAAGACAAAAAATGCACAtattagtttatatatttttaattgtttgttaaaaaaaatatattattttttaaattttagtaaaattattgataaaacaatattattaaattaacgagaacaatattaattatattactaataaactatttttacAATCATAATCGTACTAAATAATCTTTCTTacgtgattttaaaattttaagaaatttataaaagcattaaattattttggtcaataaatttttaacattaatATTCATTgaagtttaatatttaaattcaaattattattttttattttaaaaagttttaaaaagtatttaaaatcttCCTAATTAATCTCATTATCTttccaataaaatttttatttatttaaaaaataaagaaaataaccaTATTGTATAATTTTACCAATGGTAGCATAAGTTATATCataaaacttgaaatttaaattaatttttaatacaaGTGAACCCCATagcattaaatttaaatgatttttaagataaaaaaaatatgtttgaagGAGTATTTGCGCATTttgaatcaattaaataatcgaaaaataaaaattgaataaatataaaaacaaatctttttcagaaaaagaaagtaatttaaattattatttttcgtaCTTTTCAATGGCGTCCTAATGCTTTAAAACTCGGTCAGTCGCAGATGCCATGTCAAAGCGACACGTGTCACCAGACAGTCACgctaatttttcattattattttttggataatttattttatcccAAAAACCAACCATTTTGACACTTTCACAATAACAAAGAAGGCCACAAATATCAACATGGATTCACAAGAACTCATTCAAAATGTTCACAGGATCGCTCTCATAACAAGATGCATAATCAATCTCTTAGAACACCTAAAGTATGAAGTGCCAACCCCATGCTCGGGTGACTAGGAGCGACCAAGGGGATAGGATGATCCTGGTGTTGAGATAAACATTCGGGTCAACCAGGGGGATAGGACGATCCTGGTGTTGAGATAAACATTCGACAATCGAATATAACTACAAGTATGTAACTGAAAGAGAGCGGTAAATTCAGTGAATCTAAATACTTCCAGTTCTtcctcaaacaaagaagatgGGTATGCAAGTTTGTAGGGAGAAGGCGAAGGCAATCACATATTGATAGCATGTAGCAGAAAATATAGATCAGTGATCATCTGGGTGCGCTTTAGAGCACAGCACATGACACCAACAGTTTCTATATCCGTAGTCAATATTTCACTCACTTATGTCAATGATCTTGGGAAAACAATACTAATTTTTACATGCTGTATATCagttaataaaaaatcaaatcatttcaaacaacaaaacaattgACCTGTAACAGAAAACGACGACGATCAGACAGAGTAAGAACCTGAAAATAGTGTTGCTCTGCAGTCGAATGGTGTCGTCGTCGATCCAGTCTTTCACTTTCCCACTCT includes these proteins:
- the LOC111803064 gene encoding phosphoinositide phosphatase SAC7-like — its product is MMEKADSAQKLYTRMRLWEFPDQYVIEPTDGSCGSSLSVSRVDGSMKLIDELPQSSSIRVPKIRTIFGVIGLLKLLAGCYLIVITNCDCVGSYLGHPIFRISSLKVFPCDRSVDSSSVEQKKMEAEFSGLLNVAEKTSGLFFSYDTNLTLSTQRLHALGDESRLLPLWRQAEPRFLWNNYLLEVLIDNKLDPYLLPVIQGSFQNFQAAIGKDIVDVTLIARRCTRRTGTRLWRRGADSDGYVANFVESEQIIQLNGFTASFVQIRGSIPLLWEQIVDLTYKPKFELVKLEESPRVADRHFLDLRKKYGAVLVIDLVNTHGGEGYLSEKFASAMEQVTGDDVRYLHFDFHQICGHVHFERLSILYEQISDFLDKNGYMLVNEKGEKMKEQLGVVRTNCIDCLDRTNVTQSMIARKILESQLRRLGIFGAEETISSHPNLDDSFKIIWANHGDDISTQYSGTPALKGDFVRYGQRTIQGVLKDGWNALMRYYLNNFVDGTKQDSIDLLQGHYIVSVSRDMTPTTQKGGLEAIASFPLALSLVMAGFFFAALSLRQARYDIRHLFFSILWAGLSIAIAGFVRANGRIFCNRPRLHKPRS
- the LOC111803798 gene encoding protein RKD5-like isoform X2, with protein sequence MMSSGFSTEFPNVADPMHDSYLSCFPKLNDDKFLHQDLNFLPCSSSMAVSKGPEIHQMKEFCEPEASRSLNVGLTVLKRKCREFGIHRWPHRKIKSIDGLIRDLQEEAKHREEDQKALMAVTKRQMMLQNERESIERTPFRELESETKRFRQDVFKRRHKARALVSHSPV
- the LOC111803798 gene encoding protein RKD5-like isoform X1, which translates into the protein MMSSGFSTEFPNVADPMHDSYLSCFPKLNDDKFLHQDLNFLPCSSSMAVSKGPEIHQMKEFCEPVLAKKKRRATSEHIAGIALSDLAKYFDVPITEASRSLNVGLTVLKRKCREFGIHRWPHRKIKSIDGLIRDLQEEAKHREEDQKALMAVTKRQMMLQNERESIERTPFRELESETKRFRQDVFKRRHKARALVSHSPV
- the LOC111803797 gene encoding heterogeneous nuclear ribonucleoprotein H-like isoform X1; protein product: MYGPRGAMLGSGGVSDGYEVGSKRQRMMEPNPYFAVSSSTAGFQPYGYGSFPPTHAFPVVRLRGLPFNCTDIDIFKFFAGLDIVDVLLVNKNGRFMGEAFVVFAGSLQVEFALQRDRQNMGRRYVEVFSCKRQDYYNAVAAEVNYEGIYDNDYNGSPPPRQKRISDKDQMEYTEILKLRGLPFSVTKSNIIEFFGEFDLAEERIHIASRPDGKATGEAYVEFASVEDAKRAMSKDKMTIGSRYVELFPSTPNEARRAESRSRQ
- the LOC111803797 gene encoding heterogeneous nuclear ribonucleoprotein H-like isoform X2, whose amino-acid sequence is MLGSGGVSDGYEVGSKRQRMMEPNPYFAVSSSTAGFQPYGYGSFPPTHAFPVVRLRGLPFNCTDIDIFKFFAGLDIVDVLLVNKNGRFMGEAFVVFAGSLQVEFALQRDRQNMGRRYVEVFSCKRQDYYNAVAAEVNYEGIYDNDYNGSPPPRQKRISDKDQMEYTEILKLRGLPFSVTKSNIIEFFGEFDLAEERIHIASRPDGKATGEAYVEFASVEDAKRAMSKDKMTIGSRYVELFPSTPNEARRAESRSRQ
- the LOC111803797 gene encoding heterogeneous nuclear ribonucleoprotein F-like isoform X3, with translation MGEAFVVFAGSLQVEFALQRDRQNMGRRYVEVFSCKRQDYYNAVAAEVNYEGIYDNDYNGSPPPRQKRISDKDQMEYTEILKLRGLPFSVTKSNIIEFFGEFDLAEERIHIASRPDGKATGEAYVEFASVEDAKRAMSKDKMTIGSRYVELFPSTPNEARRAESRSRQ